A single window of Vanessa tameamea isolate UH-Manoa-2023 chromosome 5, ilVanTame1 primary haplotype, whole genome shotgun sequence DNA harbors:
- the LOC113392527 gene encoding transmembrane protein 43 homolog yields MGWIAVVNQFKQTWLTTLLSLVLFSGVTYFLVWSEYQTIQSNLMLDEVIFAAESIDVHTKDEAERYEGRVVHIVGPLRVLEPISEPDYNIHVQAVKLRKRVQMYQWIEETMETDNFLSEPAEETQKTYWYHKDWRDYVVDSALFYIRPGHHNPTSMPMFSETHIAEYVKIGWMNLGLDVKRKVNDYYEIWSDSRPDRSDIKLHSGFYYHGNSALEHEIGDLRIHFSYAGREDDIYTAVGLVERGVLQPYSPKNFPTADPLSLMRKGSYSLKHLYDLEKHHANTHTWKYRLLGLIQVFASAMTLHPEWLTLFMQCKWISNSLRRCTRLWINLVLSFSYTLLIISIPWFLHKPSFGAIVLGVALLPILHYSNLLTRDQPGSVRYSRWEDR; encoded by the exons aTGGGTTGGATCGCTGTTGTTAATCAGTTCAAGCAGACTTGGCTCACTACACTTCTCAGTCTAGTTTTATTCTCTGGTGTTACCTATTTTTTAGTTTGGTCTGAG TATCAAACTATTCAAAGTAATCTGATGCTCGATGAGGTGATATTTGCAGCTGAAAGTATTGATGTTCATACTAAAGATGAAGCTGAGCGTTATGAAGGTCGAGTAGTACATATTGTAGGACCTCTAAGAGTACTGGAACCTATATCAGAACCTGATTATAACATTCACGTACAGGCTGTGAAGTTGAGGAAGAGAGTTCAAATGTACCAGTGGATTGAAGAAACAAT GGAAACAGATAATTTCTTAAGTGAGCCAGCAGAAGAAACTCAAAAGACTTATTGGTATCATAAAGATTGGAGAGATTATGTGGTGGACTCTGCATTGTTTTACATTAGACCTGGTCATCATAATCCAACTTCTATGCCAATGTTTAGTGAAACACACATTGCTGAATATGTTAAAATTGGATGGATGAATCTGG GCTTAGATGTAAAGCGTAAAGTAAATGATTACTATGAAATATGGTCCGATTCTAGACCTGATCGAAGTGACATCAAACTGCATTCTGGATTCTACTATCACGGGAACAGTGCCCTGGAGCATGAAATAGGTGATCTACGAATTCATTTCTCTTATGCGGGACGAGAGGATGACATT TACACAGCAGTTGGTTTGGTTGAGAGAGGTGTTCTTCAACCGTACAGTCCGAAGAATTTTCCAACTGCAGACCCATTGTCCCTCATGAGGAAAGGCTCGTATAGCTTGAAACATTTGTATGATCTAGAGAAACATCATGCAAACACCCACACTTGGAAATACAGACTACTCGGTTTAATACAAGTTTTTGCATCAGCAATGACATTACATCCAGAATGGCTAACACTTT TCATGCAATGCAAGTGGATTTCAAACAGTTTAAGACGCTGCACAAGACTTTGGATTAATTTAGTTCTATCTTTTTCATATACACTGCTAATAATATCAATACCATG GTTTCTACATAAACCGTCGTTCGGAGCTATTGTGCTCGGTGTGGCTTTACTGCCCATACTTCACTATTCGAATTTGCTTACACGTGACCAGCCTGGTTCTGTAAGATATTCAAGATGGGAAGATCGTTAA